A single window of Mycobacterium sp. ITM-2016-00318 DNA harbors:
- a CDS encoding ABC transporter family substrate-binding protein, producing the protein MKLRRLAAALLVAGLTITGCSGGDKEAPPAGGNAEVGKTSDINPQDPATLRQGGNLRLALSGYPSNFNSLHIDGNEADTGSMLRTTMPRAFRVASDGTTTVNTDYFTDVKLTSENPQVATYTINPKAVWSDGAPITWEDIASQINATSGKNKEFRVASPNGADRVEKVTRGVDDRQAVVTFAKPFSEWRGMFAGNTMLLPRSMTADPEVFNKGQLDRPGPSAGPFIVTDLDRTSQRITLKRNPEWWGTPPLLDSITYLVLDDKARIPALQNNTIDATAVASLPELTTARNTAGISIRRAPGASWYHFTFNGAPGSILSDKALRLAVAKGIDRQAIANVSQRGLVDKPTPLNNHIFVAGQDGYQDNSGPVAYDPEKAKQELDALGWRMNGQFREKDGRQLVIRDVLFDADTTKQIGQIAQNSLAQIGVKLELDTKGGTGFFSNYIIPGDFDIAQFSWVGDAFSLCCLNQIYTTNAESNFGKISSQEIDAKAEATFDELDPAKARKLANDLDKMIFDIGFSLPLFQSAGNVAVRSSLANFGPAGIGDLDYTKIGFVK; encoded by the coding sequence ATGAAGCTCCGACGCTTAGCTGCGGCCCTGTTGGTCGCCGGTCTCACGATCACCGGCTGTTCGGGCGGCGACAAGGAGGCACCGCCTGCCGGAGGCAACGCCGAGGTCGGCAAGACCAGCGACATCAACCCGCAGGACCCGGCCACATTGCGCCAAGGCGGCAATCTGCGACTGGCGTTGAGCGGTTACCCCTCGAACTTCAACAGCCTTCACATCGACGGCAACGAAGCCGACACCGGCTCGATGCTGCGGACCACCATGCCGCGCGCCTTCCGCGTCGCCTCCGATGGCACGACGACGGTCAACACCGACTACTTCACCGACGTCAAGCTGACCAGTGAAAACCCGCAGGTCGCCACATACACGATCAACCCCAAAGCGGTCTGGAGCGACGGCGCCCCGATCACCTGGGAAGACATCGCGTCCCAAATCAACGCGACCAGCGGCAAGAACAAAGAGTTCCGCGTCGCCAGTCCCAACGGTGCCGACCGCGTAGAAAAAGTGACCCGCGGCGTTGACGACCGGCAAGCGGTCGTCACCTTCGCAAAGCCGTTCTCGGAGTGGCGAGGAATGTTCGCAGGCAACACGATGCTGCTACCCAGAAGCATGACCGCCGACCCGGAGGTGTTCAACAAAGGACAACTCGACCGGCCCGGCCCATCCGCGGGACCGTTCATCGTCACCGATCTCGACCGCACCTCGCAGCGAATCACGTTGAAACGCAACCCGGAATGGTGGGGCACACCGCCGCTGCTCGACAGCATCACATATCTGGTGCTCGACGACAAAGCGCGTATTCCCGCTCTGCAGAACAACACCATCGATGCCACCGCTGTCGCCTCGCTGCCCGAGTTGACCACGGCGCGCAACACCGCCGGCATCTCGATTCGGCGAGCACCCGGCGCCAGCTGGTATCACTTCACGTTCAACGGCGCACCCGGATCGATCCTCTCCGACAAGGCGCTGCGCCTCGCGGTGGCCAAGGGCATCGACAGGCAGGCCATCGCCAACGTCAGCCAGCGCGGCCTCGTCGACAAGCCGACACCGCTGAACAACCACATCTTCGTAGCGGGCCAGGATGGCTACCAGGACAACAGCGGACCCGTCGCCTACGACCCCGAAAAGGCCAAGCAGGAACTCGACGCCCTCGGCTGGCGGATGAACGGCCAATTCCGAGAGAAGGACGGCCGCCAGCTGGTGATCCGCGATGTGCTCTTCGACGCCGACACGACGAAGCAGATCGGCCAGATCGCCCAGAACAGCCTGGCTCAGATCGGGGTGAAGCTCGAGCTCGACACCAAGGGCGGCACCGGGTTCTTCAGCAACTACATCATCCCGGGCGACTTCGACATCGCACAGTTCAGCTGGGTCGGTGACGCATTCTCGCTCTGCTGCCTCAACCAGATCTACACGACCAACGCGGAGAGCAACTTCGGCAAGATCAGCAGCCAGGAGATCGACGCGAAAGCCGAGGCGACCTTCGACGAACTCGACCCCGCCAAGGCCCGCAAGCTGGCCAACGACCTCGACAAGATGATCTTCGACATCGGCTTCAGCCTGCCGCTGTTTCAATCGGCAGGCAACGTCGCAGTGCGAAGCAGCTTGGCGAACTTCGGTCCGGCCGGCATCGGCGACCTGGACTACACCAAGATCGGCTTCGTGAAGTAA